From the Budorcas taxicolor isolate Tak-1 chromosome 1, Takin1.1, whole genome shotgun sequence genome, one window contains:
- the LOC128047575 gene encoding olfactory receptor 5H8-like, whose amino-acid sequence METKNATQLREFILTGLTHQPEWQIPLFLLFFMIYLITIMGNTGLIALIYNDPQLHIPMYSFLGNLAFVDTWLSSTVTPKMLVNFLGKSKMISLSECKIQFFSFAISVTTECFLLATMAYDRYVAICKPLLYPVIMTNRLCMQLLVSSFVGGLLHAVIHTGLLFRLTFCNSNIILHFYCDVMPLIKISCTDPSVNVLMIFIFSGSIQVFTILIVLVSYTLVLFTILKRKSLQGIRKGFSTCGAHLLSISLYYGPLLFMYVRPGSTQADDQDMMDSLFYTVIIPFLNPIIYSLRNKKVIDSLTKMLKRDGCIS is encoded by the coding sequence atggaaacaaaaaatgCAACACAGCTGAGAGAGTTCATTCTCACAGGACTTACACATCAACCAGAGTGGCAAATTCCCCTGTTTCTGCTGTTCTTTATGATATATCTCATCACCATTATGGGAAACACTGGTTTGATTGCACTCATCTACAATGACCCTCAACTTCATATTCCGATGTACTCTTTTCTTGGGAATTTGGCCTTTGTAGATACTTGGTTATCATCCACAGTGACCCCCAAGATGCTAGTCAACTTCCTGGGCAAGAGTAAGAtgatctctctctctgaatgcaAGATACAATTCTTTTCCTTTGCAATCAGTGTAACCACAGAATGTTTTTTGCTGGCAACAATGGCATATGATCGCTATGTGGCCATTTGCAAACCATTACTTTATCCAGTGATTATGACCAATAGACTATGCATGCAGTTGCTAGTCTCATCATTTGTAGGTGGCCTTCTTCATGCCGTAATTCATACAGGTCTTTTATTCAGATTAACCTTTTGTAACTCTAACATAATACTTCATTTTTACTGTGATGTCATGCCACTAATTAAAATTTCTTGTACTGATCCTTCTGTTAATGTTCtgatgatatttattttctctggctCAATACAGGTGTTCACCATTCTGATAGTTCTTGTCTCATATACACTTGTTCTCTTtacaatattaaaaaggaaatctttgCAAGGCATAAGGAAGGGCTTCTCCACCTGTGGGGCCCACCTCCTGTCTATCTCTTTATACTATGGGCCTCTTCTTTTCATGTATGTGCGACCTGGATCTACGCAAGCAGATGATCAAGATATGATGGACTCTTTATTTTACACTGTCATAATTCCTTTCTTAAATCCAATTATTTATAGCCTGAGAAATAAGAAAGTTATAGATTCCCTGACAAAAATGTTAAAGAGAGATGGTTGTATCTCATAG